A single window of Malus sylvestris chromosome 5, drMalSylv7.2, whole genome shotgun sequence DNA harbors:
- the LOC126621246 gene encoding NAC domain-containing protein 54-like, with the protein MAPMSLPPGFRFHPTDEELVAYYLDRKINGRTIELEIIPEVDLYKCEPWDLPDKSFLPSKDMEWYFYSPRDRKYPNGSRTNRATRAGYWKATGKDRAVSSQRRAVGMKKTLVYYRGRAPHGIRTNWVMHEYRLVDSVCANASSSLKDSYALCRVFKKTIQMPKNNKEEKPIGINNADKDSIWVSNEQLFGEENSGINEGASRGIETDQDENYSTHGYPKFPSDTSSSDLTQGTPTENGIADDLQATFASDEANSSADLYSFGVHCSSDLVQETYIPHNTSVLNSYQFPYPPLQLEDFPQINLAAETKTAKPEIIDEYMLYDKFKDCMNGTFEEIFSLCSSQDNSVALSMQD; encoded by the exons ATGGCACCCATGAGTCTTCCTCCTGGATTTAGATTCCACCCAACAGATGAAGAGCTTGTTGCTTACTATCTGGATCGAAAAATCAATGGTCGGACCATTGAGCTAGAAATTATCCCAGAGGTCGACCTCTACAAATGTGAGCCATGGGATCTGCCTG ATAAGTCGTTTCTTCCGAGCAAAGACATGGAGTGGTACTTCTATAGCCCGAGGGATAGGAAGTACCCCAACGGGTCGAGAACGAATAGGGCCACTCGAGCTGGGTACTGGAAAGCCACTGGAAAAGACAGGGCGGTGAGTAGTCAGAGGCGTGCTGTCGGCATGAAGAAGACATTGGTGTACTATAGAGGTAGAGCCCCTCATGGTATTAGAACCAACTGGGTTATGCATGAGTACCGGCTGGTCGATTCTGTGTGTGCCAATGCGTCATCATCTCTAAAG GATTCTTACGCATTGTGCCGAGTGTTCAAGAAAACAATACAAATGCCCAAGAATAACAAAGAAGAAAAGCCAATTGGGATTAACAATGCAGACAAGGATTCAATCTGGGTCTCCAATGAACAATTGTTTGGGGAAGAAAATAGTGGCATTAATGAGGGAGCTTCAAGAGGGATTGAAACTGATCAAGATGAGAATTATTCCACCCATGGTTATCCCAAATTTCCATCTGACACCTCTTCTTCAGATCTCACTCAAGGCACACCTACTGAAAATGGCATAGCTGATGATTTACAAGCTACATTTGCTTCTGATGAAGCGAACAGTTCTGCTGATCTATACTCTTTTGGTGTCCACTGCTCCTCAGATCTAGTTCAG GAAACGTATATACCACACAATACGAGCGTATTGAATAGCTATCAATTTCCTTACCCACCCTTACAACTTGAAGACTTCCCGCAGATCAATTTAGCTGCAGAGACAAAAACAGCAAAGCCCGAAATCATCGACGAGTACATGTTGTACGACAAGTTCAAGGATTGCATGAATGGAACGTTTGAAGAGATCTTCTCTTTATGTTCCTCTCAAGACAACTCTGTGGCCCTCTCCATGCAAGACTAA
- the LOC126621248 gene encoding uncharacterized protein LOC126621248 yields MPMLWRWIVNKTRDSTPFFLAFATVCGVVPGVIGYFVMQTTNSGNQQLEAELRRNARPESMRMGQVNKERLAEFLGELQRKENTNDRYVAALKGETLTRNPYVRIQPIPKPSNTESEKEQK; encoded by the exons ATGCCGATGCTGTGGAGGTGGATAGTGAACAAGACCCGTGACTCGACGCCCTTCTTCTTGGCCTTCGCCACCGTCTGCGGCGTCGTTCCGGGCGTTATTGGTTACTTCGTTATGCAGACGACCAACTCCGGAAACCAACAGCTGGAGGCCGAGCTCCGCCGCAACGCCCGACCCGAATCCATG AGGATGGGGCAAGTAAATAAAGAAAGATTGGCAGAATTCCTTGGGGAGTTGCAGCGAAAGGAGAACACAAACGACCGCTATGTTGCTGCACTGAAAGGAGAGACATTGACTAGGAATCCATATGTGAGAATTCAACCAATTCCGAAGCCAAGCAATACTGAATCTGAGAAAGAACAGAAGTAG
- the LOC126621239 gene encoding pentatricopeptide repeat-containing protein At3g46790, chloroplastic-like has translation MVLLLKTQINGLARQAEVLISWKEPFRLLGFFIGGRTYTTLHCRDSYHYTYLLQHCKSTKSIKKLHAQITTGGFEQNPFVVAKLVGKYVECSESSMEAARKVFDRLLERDVFVWNMVIQGYANVGPFVEALNVYDRMRLSGVPANRYTYPFVLKACGAMRDGKRGRIVHGHVVKCGLDSDLFVGNALIALYSKFEEIEISRRVFDEIPGKDSVSWNSMISGYTANGNPHEALMLFHTMLQDHAASLPDHATLVCILPACVEASAIEVGFWIHSYIIKSSMKVDAVLGSALITMYANCGRETSARVIFDQISEKNVGAWSAMMRCYGMHGHADEALQMFSQFAESGLRPDGIVFLCLLSTCSHSGFITKGLELFEKMGEYGVAKSKKHYACVVDLLGRAGLLDQAVELIRTMPMEAGKDVYGALLGACRIHNNIELAEKAAEKLFVLDPENAGRYILLASMYEDAGRWEDAGRVRKLLRDNNVKKPTGSSSIEVECMYHTFGADDESHPYTDQIFNTLQRLDRIMEEETLKQ, from the coding sequence ATGGTGCTGCTACTCAAGACCCAGATAAATGGTTTAGCCAGACAAGCGGAGGTTTTAATTTCATGGAAGGAACCCTTCAGATTATTAGGGTTTTTCATTGGTGGCAGAACATACACGACACTTCATTGCAGAGACTCTTATCACTATACCTACTTGCTGCAACACTGTAAAAGCACCAAATCGATCAAAAAACTCCATGCCCAGATAACCACTGGAGGTTTTGAGCAAAACCCATTTGTCGTTGCAAAGCTAGTTGGCAAGTATGTTGAGTGCAGTGAATCAAGCATGGAAGCTGCACGGAAGGTGTTTGATAGATTGCTCGAGAGAGATGTTTTTGTGTGGAACATGGTTATTCAGGGTTATGCGAATGTGGGTCCTTTTGTTGAAGCACTCAATGTGTATGATAGAATGCGGTTGAGTGGTGTGCCTGCAAATAGGTACACCTACCCTTTTGTGCTCAAGGCTTGTGGTGCAATGAGAGATGGAAAACGAGGTCGGATTGTTCATGGACATGTCGTGAAATGTGGACTCGACTCGGATTTGTTTGTTGGGAATGCTCTTATTGCCTTGTATTCCAAGTTTGAGGAGATTGAGATTTCgagaagagtgtttgatgaaataCCTGGGAAAGATTCTGTAAGTTGGAATTCCATGATTTCGGGGTATACGGCAAATGGAAATCCTCACGAGGCTCTAATGCTTTTCCACACCATGCTGCAAGATCATGCTGCATCTTTGCCTGACCATGCCACTCTTGTGTGCATTCTTCCGGCTTGTGTTGAAGCATCAGCTATCGAAGTTGGCTTTTGGATTCATTCTTACATTATAAAGTCAAGTATGAAAGTAGACGCTGTTTTAGGCAGCGCTCTCATTACAATGTATGCAAATTGTGGTCGCGAAACCAGTGCCAGAGTTATTTTTGATCAAATCAGCGAGAAAAATGTGGGGGCGTGGAGTGCAATGATGCGGTGTTATGGAATGCATGGGCATGCAGATGAGGCACTCCAAATGTTTTCACAGTTTGCGGAGTCTGGCCTACGCCCGGATGGTATTGTATTTTTGTGTTTGCTGTCCACTTGTAGTCACTCGGGGTTCATCACAAAAGGCTTGGAACTTTTTGAGAAAATGGGAGAATATGGAGTAGCGAAAAGCAAGAAACATTATGCTTGTGTGGTCGACCTTCTGGGAAGAGCTGGTTTACTTGACCAGGCGGTTGAACTTATCAGAACCATGCCCATGGAGGCAGGTAAAGATGTATATGGGGCCTTACTGGGAGCTTGTagaatacataataacatagaACTCGCCGAAAAAGCTGCAGAAAAGTTGTTTGTTTTGGACCCTGAAAATGCTGGGAGGTATATTCTTCTGGCCAGCATGTATGAAGATGCAGGTAGATGGGAGGATGCTGGTAGAGTGAGGAAGCTACTGAGAGACAACAACGTCAAGAAACCAACTGGAAGTAGTTCGATCGAGGTGGAATGTATGTATCACACATTTGGAGCAGATGATGAATCTCACCCGTATACAGACCAAATTTTCAACACATTGCAGAGACTGGATAGGATAATGGAAGAAGAAACACTGAAACAGTGA
- the LOC126621243 gene encoding E3 ubiquitin-protein ligase RGLG4-like has translation MGSLFSFFKHKQNNSRGVSRSISGSTAGSNHSVTGRTPSYDPKMFRKRSTNDSSGSKAKSGTEKNLSTQKKEKYAYIPDNFTSIEQVTDALRREGLESSNLIVGIDFTKSNEWTGKTSFKNRSLHAIGDEPNPYEKAISIVGKTLAPFDEDNLIPCFGFGDGTTHDEGVFSFHTDHSPCHGFEEVLACYKRIVPNLRLSGPTSYGPVIEAAMDIVEKSGGQYHVLVIIADGQVTRSINTSDKELSPQEEKTIKSIADASFYPLSIILVGVGDGPWEDMRKFDDKIPSRDFDNFQFVNFTEIMSKRATSTEKEAAFALAALMEIPIQYKAAVELSLLGRTAGNGNRIVPRPPPAPYSPRALPTREPSGLSAPGGDERSELVCPICLTNPKDLAFGCGHMSCRDCGPRLSACPICRQPIRSRLRVFAG, from the exons ATGGGCAGcctcttctcatttttcaaaCACAAGCAGAACAACAGCCGTGGAGTTTCAAGAAGTATCTCCGGTAGCACCGCCGGCAGCAATCACAGCGTAACTGGAAGAACGCCGTCGTATGATCCAAAGATGTTCAGAAAACGGAGCACAAATGATTCAAGTGGAAGCAAAGCAAAGAGCGGTACAGAGAAGAACCTCTCCacccagaagaaggagaagtACGCTTATATTCCTGATAACTTCACATCCATTGAACAG GTTACTGATGCCTTGAGGAGAGAAGGTTTAGAGTCATCTAATCTCATTGTGGGAATCGACTTCACCAAGAGCAACGAATGGACAG GGAAAACTTCATTCAAAAACAGGAGCCTGCACGCCATTGGCGATGAACCTAATCCATACGAGAAAGCAATCTCCATTGTCGGAAAAACTCTAGCTCCATTTGATGAAGACAACCTAATTCCTTGTTTCGGCTTTGGTGATG GTACCACTCATGACGAAGGGGTGTTCAGCTTTCACACCGATCATTCTCCCTGCCATGGCTTCGAAGAAGTTTTGGCCTGCTACAAAAGAATAGTTCCAAATTTGCGACTTTCGG GGCCAACTTCTTATGGACCTGTAATTGAAGCTGCAATGGATATTGTGGAGAAAAGTGGGGGGCAATACCATGTCTTAGTTATCATTGCAGATGGCCAG GTCACGAGAAGTATCAATACTAGCGACAAAGAATTGAGTCCACAGGAGGAGAAGACGATCAAATCAATTGCAGATGCAAG TTTCTATCCACTCTCGATTATTCTTGTTGGAGTCGGCGATGGTCCCTGGGAAGACATGAGGAAGTTCGATGACAAGATCCCTTCAcgcgattttgataattttcag TTTGTTAACTTTACCGAAATTATGTCTAAACGCGCGACTTCCACTGAGAAAGAAGCTGCATTTGCTCTGGCCGCCCTCATGGAAATCCCAATCCAGTATAAGGCAGCTGTTGAACTCAGTTTACTTGG ACGCACGGCAGGGAACGGCAACAGAATTGTTCCACGCCCTCCACCAGCTCCTTACTCTCCTCGTGCACTGCCAACTCGCGAACCAAGTGGTCTTTCAGCACCTGGGGGTGATGAACGAAGCGAGCTG GTCTGTCCAATCTGCCTAACTAATCCAAAGGACCTAGCCTTTGGCTGTGGACATATG TCCTGCAGAGACTGTGGACCGAGATTGTCCGCCTGTCCAATTTGCCGCCAGCCAATCCGCAGCCGTCTCAGGGTTTTCGCTGGATAA